Proteins encoded in a region of the Clostridium beijerinckii genome:
- a CDS encoding ABC transporter permease — protein sequence MKIVVKILKKPVTSTFIAIFFGFIVASIVLGVAGYNPIDAFSALFGGIFSKPKYISNTIIKATPIILTGLSVAFAFKTGLFNIGAEGQYIVGTIASTIVGIKLNLPAVLQIPLVILAGVAAGAVFGGIVGILKAKFGIHEVITSIMLNWIALYLSNFVVSTDVFHQPDSTSTYMINESGFTTILGNWKTSDAGMEFLSHHKWLSEVLLKTDVNIGIIIAIIMAVVISILLYKSAKGYELRAVGLNKDAAEFAGINVNRNIIQSMVIAGALSGLAGALAITGTAPHKLSTMAAFENNGFNGLSVALIAGSSPIGCIFGGLLYGGLLYGGQSVQSAIGAPSEIINIMIGTIVFFVALTKIVPALADRLLKRGEKNVK from the coding sequence GTGAAGATAGTAGTAAAAATTCTTAAAAAACCAGTTACTTCAACATTCATTGCAATATTTTTTGGATTTATTGTTGCATCAATAGTACTAGGTGTTGCTGGCTATAATCCTATAGATGCTTTTAGTGCACTTTTTGGAGGTATTTTTTCAAAACCTAAATATATATCTAATACAATTATTAAGGCCACTCCTATTATTTTAACTGGTTTAAGTGTTGCATTTGCTTTCAAAACAGGATTATTTAATATTGGAGCAGAAGGTCAGTATATAGTAGGTACAATTGCATCAACTATAGTTGGAATCAAATTAAATTTGCCAGCAGTATTACAAATTCCTTTAGTAATTTTAGCTGGTGTAGCTGCTGGAGCAGTGTTTGGCGGAATTGTCGGAATTCTTAAGGCGAAATTCGGAATACATGAAGTTATAACCAGTATAATGCTGAATTGGATTGCATTATATTTATCTAATTTCGTTGTATCAACAGATGTATTTCACCAACCAGATTCAACAAGTACTTATATGATTAATGAATCTGGATTTACTACTATACTTGGTAATTGGAAGACTTCTGATGCTGGAATGGAATTTCTTTCTCATCACAAATGGTTATCAGAAGTGTTGCTAAAAACAGATGTTAATATTGGAATCATCATTGCTATTATAATGGCTGTAGTTATATCGATTTTATTATATAAATCGGCAAAAGGTTATGAATTACGTGCAGTTGGATTAAATAAAGATGCAGCAGAATTTGCTGGAATAAATGTTAATCGTAATATAATTCAATCAATGGTAATTGCAGGTGCATTATCAGGTCTTGCTGGAGCACTAGCTATTACAGGCACAGCACCTCATAAGTTATCAACTATGGCTGCTTTTGAAAATAACGGATTTAACGGATTATCAGTTGCATTAATTGCAGGAAGTTCACCTATTGGATGTATATTTGGAGGATTATTATATGGTGGATTATTATATGGAGGTCAATCTGTACAATCTGCTATAGGTGCACCATCAGAAATAATAAATATAATGATAGGTACTATTGTATTTTTCGTAGCATTAACTAAGATCGTACCTGCTTTAGCTGACAGACTTTTAAAGAGAGGTGAAAAGAATGTTAAATAG
- a CDS encoding ABC transporter ATP-binding protein — protein MEISKQYAVQMRGITKTFGSFCALDNINLDIKKGTIHALLGENGAGKSTLMNILYGLYQADQGEIYLNGEKINIKNPNIAIENGIGMVHQHFMLVENFTVTQNIVLGSEITKKCGILDMKKAREEILNIVKKYGLDVDPDAKIEDISVGMQQRIEILKALYRGADLLILDEPTAVLTPQEIQDLIGIMHNLIADGKTIIIITHKLKEIKESSDVCTIIRRGKYIDTVNVKEVTREDLATMMVGHAVKLIVDKEAAKPDEVVFEIDNLTVKDERKLDAVKDLSLKVRKGEIVGIAGIDGNGQKELIEAITCLAKSEKGTIKINGVEIQNTTVENVIKNKVSTIHEDRQKRGLVLDFSVAENMVIEKYKSEPYCKNGLLVKDKIMAHTKELIKQYDIRPDNCESLPIRGLSGGNQQKVIIAREVYNDPDLLIAVQPTRGLDVGAIEYVHKTLIRERDKGKAVLLISLELDEVMNVSDTIAVISEGTIVGTFKQGEVDENTIGLLMAGGKHSEDSSKNS, from the coding sequence ATGGAAATTAGCAAACAATATGCAGTACAAATGCGTGGGATTACAAAAACGTTTGGCTCGTTCTGTGCTTTAGATAATATCAACCTTGATATTAAAAAAGGTACAATTCATGCACTACTAGGAGAAAATGGTGCAGGCAAAAGTACCCTTATGAATATCCTTTATGGATTGTATCAAGCTGATCAAGGTGAAATATATCTTAATGGTGAAAAGATAAATATTAAAAATCCTAATATAGCTATTGAAAATGGAATAGGAATGGTTCATCAACACTTTATGTTAGTTGAAAATTTTACAGTAACACAAAATATAGTGTTAGGTAGTGAAATTACAAAAAAATGTGGAATATTAGACATGAAAAAAGCCAGAGAAGAAATATTAAACATTGTTAAAAAGTATGGATTAGATGTAGATCCAGATGCAAAAATTGAAGATATTTCAGTAGGTATGCAGCAGCGTATTGAAATATTAAAAGCTTTATATCGTGGAGCTGATTTATTAATATTGGACGAGCCGACAGCAGTTCTTACTCCACAAGAAATTCAAGATTTAATAGGCATCATGCATAACCTTATTGCTGATGGAAAAACAATAATTATAATTACACACAAATTAAAAGAAATAAAGGAGTCTTCTGATGTTTGCACAATAATACGTAGAGGAAAATACATAGATACAGTAAATGTTAAGGAAGTAACAAGAGAAGATCTTGCAACAATGATGGTAGGTCATGCAGTCAAGTTAATCGTTGACAAAGAAGCTGCAAAACCAGATGAGGTTGTTTTTGAAATAGATAATTTAACTGTAAAAGATGAAAGAAAGTTAGATGCAGTTAAAGATTTATCACTTAAAGTACGTAAAGGTGAAATCGTTGGTATTGCAGGAATTGACGGCAATGGACAAAAAGAATTAATTGAAGCTATAACTTGTCTTGCTAAATCCGAAAAAGGTACCATTAAAATAAATGGAGTAGAGATACAAAATACTACAGTGGAAAACGTTATCAAAAATAAAGTTTCAACAATACATGAAGACAGGCAAAAACGTGGGCTTGTACTAGATTTTAGTGTTGCTGAAAATATGGTAATAGAAAAATATAAAAGTGAACCATATTGTAAGAATGGATTATTGGTTAAAGATAAAATTATGGCTCATACTAAGGAGCTTATAAAGCAGTATGATATAAGGCCTGATAACTGTGAATCATTACCTATCAGAGGTCTATCAGGAGGAAATCAGCAAAAAGTTATAATTGCCAGAGAAGTATATAATGATCCAGACTTATTAATTGCAGTGCAGCCAACTCGTGGACTTGATGTAGGAGCAATTGAATATGTTCATAAAACATTAATAAGAGAAAGAGATAAAGGAAAAGCTGTTCTTTTAATTTCATTAGAGCTTGATGAAGTTATGAATGTTTCTGATACTATAGCTGTAATTTCTGAAGGAACTATTGTAGGTACTTTTAAACAAGGTGAAGTTGATGAAAATACAATAGGCTTGCTAATGGCGGGAGGTAAACATAGTGAAGATAGTAGTAAAAATTCTTAA